The Gorilla gorilla gorilla isolate KB3781 chromosome 17, NHGRI_mGorGor1-v2.1_pri, whole genome shotgun sequence nucleotide sequence GCCAAGTTGctccttttaaaaagtacatcTCCAGATAAATCTTGCTAGTGTCAAATTTTGTCTTGATTACCACGTAAGCCAAGTCACAATGTGTCCTCTATGACCAATGTCCCAGCAAGAAGTGTATGTGAGGTTCACTATTAATCTTTCTGTTATTTGGAAGAATGACATTGATGTAACATTGAGAATTACTGGcttcagaaaggaaaacaaagacaatatttcaaacattttttagtGCTCTGAATTTTATTCATTCTGTGGTGATATTATTTCAAACTATTCCCAATTTGAGGGTACTCACAAGGGAGAGATACAACCAAAGATGTAAATTTTCCTACGTTAAATTATGAAAGACATGCACACTATCTGCTGCCCGCTTGATGTGGAAAGATATGTGGGCAATTAATTTCTAGAAGTGTGAAAAAAATCATCCTATTCCAGTACTGTAGAAAGTAAAACAGGACAGAAATtttgcatattattttttaaacaatgttaaCAATTAGCATCATCTACAATGGTAAAGCAAACAAAGGGATAGTAAActgttttccctctttctctcccaggAGAAAGACCGTTTTAGTAGCGCTTGTTACATGAAAAAAACAGCAGATGTATCATGAATGGAAAAATGATTAATAGCTGGATTAATACATAAAAGACCTAAAGTCTggcttaatatttttttcttatatttgagaGATGAATTTTATCTAAATTATGAAGACTAACAATAGAATGAACTAGACACTCCTCAGCTTAACAAATAGAACATTACTAATTTATGAGCTCCCCGTGAGCCTTTTGCAATTCAATACCTAGCCTCTCTTTCTGAATTTCAGATTCATACTTCTCCTGCTGTAGACATATTTATCTATTcctaaaaatgtattattcaatCTTGAAGtgttttgaacttcatataaatgttaGACTTGCTGTGAATCATTCTGCACACTTTTCAAAGATTTTGTGAGATTTATTTGTCTCAATACATGCAGCTGTGTTTgatttgttgttactgttgcatAGTATTCTAAAACTTgaatctggccaggcgtggtggctcacatctgtaatcccagcactttgggagacccaggcagtggttcacctgaggtcaggagctccagacaagcctggccaaaatgggaaaacgccatctctactaaaaatacaaaaattagctgggcttggtggtggatgCTTGTAGTctgagctattcaggaggctgaggcaggagaattgctcgaacctgggaggtggaagttgcagtgagctgagatctcaccactgcacttcagcctgggtgacagagcgagactccacctcaaaaataaataaataaatattaaaaaaagaaaaaaaacttgaatCCATAATAATGTCTTCGTCTCCCCTTCTTCAGTGGGCATGTTAgttgtttcttgttttcttgctacTACAAAGCAAGCTATacacatttcattctatttctccTGTAGAACATGTGCAAGAATTGCATTTAGGTATAAAATTTTTGGTCACTGTACACTTTACTGCCTCACATTAATTAGTTTCCAAAATGGGGGCAAAGgctatgaacagacaattctcaaaagaagacattcatgcagccaacaaacatatgaaagaaaagcTCATCCTCActgttcattagagaaatacaaatcataaccacaatgagataccatctcatgccagttagaatggtgatcattaaaaagtaaggaaacaatggatgctggagagaatgtggagaaataggaatgcttttacaccgctggtaggagtgtaaactagttcaaccattgtggaagacagtgtggcaattcctcaaggatctagaaccagaattaccatttgacccagcaatataCTGGCTATGtgcccaaagggttataaatcatgctgctataaagactcatgcacacgtatgcttattgcagcaccattcacaatagcaaagacttggaaccaacccaaatgcccatccatgatagactggataaagaaaatgtggcacatatacaccatggaatactatgcagccataaaaaggatgagttcatgtcctttgcagaaaaatggatgaagctggaaaccatcattctcagcacactaacacaggaacagaaaaccaaacaccacatgttctcactcataagtgggagctgaaaaatgagaacacgtggacacagggaggggaacatcacacaccagggcctgttggggggtgggggcctaggggagggatagcattagcagcAATACccaatgtagatgacgggttgatgggtgcagcaaaccaccatggcacgtgtatacctatgtaacaaacctacacgttctgcacatgtatcctagaacttaaagtataattttaaaaaatgacattctcATTGTTTATTAATCCAATAactatatttcataaatatataaagaaaataaagcaagcttgacatgaaaaaaaatgtttctacagCTACTAAAAAAGTTACATTTAtgaaataattgataaaatattCCTCTAGGTTGTACAAGGATGGGGACAGGAACCAGGGACAAGACATGGTATTTGGTATTAATGAGACttggcttctttctctctcatttcatCAAAGGCTGGATTCTCCTCGGTTTTCATGTCACTATTTTCTGCAGGTCGATCTTCTTTAGTTTCTTGGTTAGCCATGTCACCCTGTTCTCCCTTTGCAccgtttttttccccttttgtttgtacttttttgtCTGAAGATTTATTCTCTCCTGTTTTCATTTTTGGCTTCATTTCCACTTTTGCAGCAGCAGGTTTAACAGACAACCGAGCTGATGtcctcttgggctcttccttCACCACCTCTTCTGCTGAGCTGACCATCCTCTTGGGCACCTTAGTGGGAGGGAGTGCGCTTGCTGGGTGCCTGCAAGACATGAGATGCTGAGATCCTCTGTGAAGCTGGGCTGCCTGGCCACTGCTGCTCCTCCCACTGCCTGAGGTGCTGAGCAAATTTTCTGTAGAAACGTAGTCTCTgccactttgcccaggctggtcgcaactCCTAGCCCTTAAGCAT carries:
- the LOC101127980 gene encoding non-histone chromosomal protein HMG-14-like, whose product is MSCRHPASALPPTKVPKRMVSSAEEVVKEEPKRTSARLSVKPAAAKVEMKPKMKTGENKSSDKKVQTKGEKNGAKGEQGDMANQETKEDRPAENSDMKTEENPAFDEMREKEAKSH